tgtccaccaaagTTAGAACATATGAAAAGAATCgcttagtatttttttttgtcttcgcTATTagttaaatgtgtttttattgataaatcataaatttaggtgatataatttcacaaataaacaatattattttttgacatGCTGGTTTTAAACACAAAAATCTTATTTACTAAGAAAACATTGCGGTGTACTCCTTGGGAATATATGGTAGTTCATACAAGTTAGCACAAAACAAGAAGTTAATTTAGCATTTTCTTTTCATAGTTGTAGTGTCGGAGTCAAAATGTGTGTGcctcaattaattttatagGATATCTATTATCTCCTACTAACATATCGTGAGACACAAACATTACGTTAACGCTTGTGTGAACCTCTGAGTGAATTAGTGAGGTTATTTCTCTTGATATTGCttattatctttttatatagtggattgctcatctcttCTCCTGGATGCAAGTCGATTGATCCAACCAAGAGAAATGTTTGtctcttttgatatatttctcGTTTCTCTTCTTACTTATCTGCATGACACAAGATTATTTCAGTCCTAACAAGTGGTACAGATGAaagaaatcacaataattaatcaaagtatctctatattgaaaaatatgtatatgaaGTTAGaccaaataatatattcaatccTCAAGATCTCCTCCTAATGTAACACAAAAGATGGATTCATTAGTTTTCCAATGAGGTAAATGCAGAACCAATTCCTCCTGTaattttacaacataacatTCCCATTCAAGAACTGCAGCTGAAAAAGTATCCCAATCAAATTCATACTCCATGTCCTTCATAGGTTTCGAATGGCCAAAGAAACGTCTCACGAGTTGAAGATCCTTCAGAAACACGGATTTCAGACGATCTATTTCTGTTTTTTGTGTCTGGGAAGTCGGAGTTATATTTGGAGACGTTCCTTCGACTTTTGTCTTTAAATTGGAGAACCTCCAGAGATAGAACTGCACCATCTGCCATTCAAAGAAGTCGAATATGAAATCCACCAACCAATTCATCAAGACATAATAGTCGAAAACACACCTGAAATGTCACTTTTTTGCGAGTTTCATACATGAACTATCAGGTGTTGGTGTTTGTATTTCCTACCTGAACTATCaccaactatttatcaaaacatcTTGAAGCTGATCAAATTATGTGTTGAATACAATCGCCAAAAGGTGCATGACAACTTAATTTGCCCATAAAATTTCATCCACGTGGCAGCTGACACATTAATTTCAAAGTGTGTTATGATAAATAGTTAGGAAACGCAAACACCTGGTTATTCTGGTAGGAAACTCGCAAAAAAAATGATACTTCAaggtgtgtttttgaccatCATCCCGTTAATCAAGTACTAGTATATATCTTTTGAATGAGACTTTTGAAACTTCGACTTCAAAAACCTTCCGGTCAGGATCAAAGAATTGATGCAAAACTCAGTAGGATTTTTGAAGAATGACTAAACAGTTAGCAATTTCATTTTACATGATTTCTGATGATATAATACTGAAAAAGCCATACTAATCTTTTCAAGGACAAGATTAAAGGAAGGTACCTGAAGTGCATGCATTATATTAAGAAATTGCGGCTCGAACATTTTGCTGTCTCGTGCTATAAGTAGTGGTCCTGTCAGTAACTCCAGTAAGTTGTAAGATGATTCTGATTCTGATAAATGGAAAGTATCCTGAAATGGATAGATATCAAATCCAAGAACATGCAATCTTCCGCAGCGTATATCAAATCCGAACAAGAAACTTGAAGCTTCGTCTGGTGGAAACCAGTACATATTGATGGATCCTGGCATGGGTATATATGAATGCAACTTGCTATCCGCAACACCCAATAAATCTGGTGAGAGAGATGAGATGAGTTTAGGATCTTCATCATAAGATGCATCACGGCTGAACCATAAAGTAAGTGTAATTCGCTCCCCTTCAGTAATCTGTATGGAAAAACCAGTGAATTAGAAAAAGAGAAGGGAAGCAACAAAAGAGGGAAACTGAATCCTACTTACATCATAGACTGAAGAAAATCATATTGATGTTTTTCAGATATCAACGAGTAAGCTAATATGGGGAAGCGCATAAGAAGATGaagattcttaaaattaatgaGAGATACATTGAGATGATTCATCAGGGAGAAAGTTGATCTAGTTACAACTAATATGGAGAAAAGAAACATCCATTTTACCTAAGGAGATGATTATTGCACACTCTGTAGTTGTTTCCCAAGCCGGCTAACCTGTTAACCATGCTTAGACAAAGTATGGCATGATCTTAGTTTTTTAGCTGAGCGGAAGCCCCCTCCGTCTTTGCTCACTGGCATCACAGACTAACCAGAATTTCTTCTAGTTCAATGATTTGTCTATTTATTAGTCAAACACTTCAATAAATACCATGAACCGAGGGTCTATAGGAAATAGCCCCTCTACCCCACAAAGTAGaagtaaggtctgtgtacatcctaccctccccagacctcaattgtgggattacactgggtatgttgtcgTTGTACTTCAATAAATACCATGCAAGCAGAAGTTGAACCAGTTGCTTCTCTCTCTGAAGCTGGTTGGTCCATTGATAGTATGGACGTGGTTAAAGAATAAGATTATATCTTTTTTTCAGTGCCAatctataattttttcaatgCTGTAAGGCTTTTCATCAGCAGAAGATGACAAGATTACCGCTTGTGTCTGGATCTGACCAGCATGTGTGTAGTGCCAGTTAAAGGCACGATGTATTTGTACAAAATTAGGAGGAGAATTTGTCTTTatccagaaaaagaaaaaaaacaaacgGAAATAGTGTAAGAAAGTGCAAAAGCCCCTTGAGTTTTCTTTCTTTAGTGTACTTGGGACTACTATAAAATtggaaatttaagtttgtttccCCTACACAGAAAATTGTGGCCTGTGGTAACTATGTAATAGACTAGTGTTCCAAATGAATGAAATTTCCTTACCGACTTTAAGCTACTCCTTCAAAAATAAGTAATAACTAAATGTCTAAATGGTACAATTGTGAGCTCAAAATGATCAGACAACGCAAAAGATTAGGCGGGTATTGAGATCAAGGAGTCTGGCTAAACTGATGCACCACATAGCTGGCTGAGTATTCAGCTCTTTGGTTTATATCAGCCATAACTCCGCCTGTGTGAGCTCGTTCACATTGCTGGTCCCAATCCCGGCAAACAAAAGAGGGTTGCCGAGGGTCAATCAGAAACAACCACTCTACCCCATATAGGAAGAGGTAAGGTTGCGTACACCTTACCCTCCCCAgatcccacttgtgggattacatggGGTTTTTTGTTGTTGGTTTGTATCAGCCATAATGGCAGGGCATTAACAATGAATACAAACTAATGCTAACTTAAGGTAACAAGATCAACAGGTGCGACCATTAACTTTAAGTGAAAGACAGATTTATGCAGGCAATCCAGATTGAAGGGTTAAGCAACGGAACGTACAACATAACAAGCTGAAATCAAGTACATAACAAAATAAGAGGGATTGGAGTCAAGTGAAAGACACACACAAAGAGGTTCGATCTTTTCTAAAAGAAGAGAGAGGATACCTCATCAACAGAATGTATATTCCGGTCATCAGCCGTGTACATGATAACATCCTAATGAGATAGAATTATCATCAGCAAGGAAGAACAGTTaaaggagggggggggggagatAAAATGGAAATTGCTCAAAAGACCAGAATcaagataatataatattaacatttGAAATGTTGATCTTCACTGTAGAGCAATAAACTATAGGCAGCTAGCAAATTATAACTTGCATCAGAAGCTGACAGAACTAACAGACTTGTTCAAGATTTACATTACATTGGAACGGAAAACGGATTTACATTGCAAGCAACCATACAAAATGCCAGAGAATGTTACATATACCAGATGTAGCTTAAGTAGTCAAATGCACCATCAAGTCCACAAATCACTTACACCAGCAATGGGCACAATGTCTGCAGGTTCTCCATCCTTGAAGTGAAAGATACCACCTTTGAAATCCGCATAGCTATTTAAATAACACACTGCCTTCAACAAAAGAATTAAGCATTGTCAGTCGGAGTAAATGAATAAGGACCTCAAGATTTCTGACATAGCCATGATATAACAGTGACTCTAGCACCTCTCA
The DNA window shown above is from Solanum stenotomum isolate F172 chromosome 6, ASM1918654v1, whole genome shotgun sequence and carries:
- the LOC125869101 gene encoding uncharacterized protein LOC125869101 isoform X2; the protein is MADSEHPRLILHNFLPLDLCKELEFIHKSCCTVGYRPNVFSTTLSHLIATNCAPLIMPIIPIRERLREKAEEYFGCQYELFVEFTGLISWCRGASIGWHSDDNRPYLKQRDFAAVCYLNSYADFKGGIFHFKDGEPADIVPIAGITEGERITLTLWFSRDASYDEDPKLISSLSPDLLGVADSKLHSYIPMPGSINMYWFPPDEASSFLFGFDIRCGRLHVLGFDIYPFQDTFHLSESESSYNLLELLTGPLLIARDSKMFEPQFLNIMHALQMVQFYLWRFSNLKTKVEGTSPNITPTSQTQKTEIDRLKSVFLKDLQLVRRFFGHSKPMKDMEYEFDWDTFSAAVLEWECYVVKLQEELVLHLPHWKTNESIFCVTLGGDLED
- the LOC125869101 gene encoding uncharacterized protein LOC125869101 isoform X1; translation: MADSEHPRLILHNFLPLDLCKELEFIHKSCCTVGYRPNVFSTTLSHLIATNCAPLIMPIIPIRERLREKAEEYFGCQYELFVEFTGLISWCRGASIGWHSDDNRPYLKQRDFAAVCYLNSYADFKGGIFHFKDGEPADIVPIAGDVIMYTADDRNIHSVDEITEGERITLTLWFSRDASYDEDPKLISSLSPDLLGVADSKLHSYIPMPGSINMYWFPPDEASSFLFGFDIRCGRLHVLGFDIYPFQDTFHLSESESSYNLLELLTGPLLIARDSKMFEPQFLNIMHALQMVQFYLWRFSNLKTKVEGTSPNITPTSQTQKTEIDRLKSVFLKDLQLVRRFFGHSKPMKDMEYEFDWDTFSAAVLEWECYVVKLQEELVLHLPHWKTNESIFCVTLGGDLED